In Rissa tridactyla isolate bRisTri1 chromosome 8, bRisTri1.patW.cur.20221130, whole genome shotgun sequence, one genomic interval encodes:
- the RSL1D1 gene encoding ribosomal L1 domain-containing protein 1 isoform X2 — MAGGPEQLERAQVKKAAEALLAFARSKTKRGALLLNDSENVQLLVTVWKVPRVAQVIKIPLPHGIRPETAEVCLFTRDEPNLSAEQTENLYKKLLIQKGIKSVSQIISYKTLKKEYKLFEAKRRLLNRFDLFLSDDRIRRLLPSHLGKHFYERKKAPLSVNLKARNLAKELQKHIQGTTLPVTNKGCCYTARIGHTGMKADEIVDNIIAAAEVIAKKLPKNWKNVKILHLKTLKSVALPIFTANISNLDELDSQPSLKKKEVKEKKKKPKKSAKKLNSSQDTSTPEASAAAATKEFAIKEKEVVQEPGDHDDDEEIPQLVPMQTTILAELEKMEPRPEKDDNLGKKTKTPLGKRKKQPLALETPKPTPKVTDKHADLQTSPKQKKTKQFSMPKEAIKEKEMKKTPKKPEAKSFATPKAGKSIQSAKKSSKTPKQAPKEVRRPQSA; from the exons ATGGCGGGGGGCCCGGAGCAGCTGGAGCGCGCCCAG GTGAAGAAGGCGGCGGAGGCCCTGCTGGCTTTTGCCAGAAGCAAGACCAAGCGAGGCGCGCTGCTCCTCAACGACAGCGAGAACGTCCAGCTGCTGGTGACGGTCTGGAAGGTCCCGCGGGTGGCGCAGGTCATCAAAAT ACCACTGCCCCATGGCATTCGACCAGAAACAGCTGAGGTTTGCCTCTTCACAAGGGATGAACCGAATTTATCAGCAGAACAGACTGAAAATCTGTACAAGAAACTTTTAATCCAGAAGGGGATCAAAAGTGTTAGTCAG ATCATCTCATACAAAACTCTCAAAAAAGAGTATAAACTATTTGAAGCAAAGCGTCGCCTCCTGAACAGATTTGATCTCTTTCTGTCTGATGACCGAATTAGAAGGCTCTTGCCCTCACACCTAGGAAAACacttttatgaaaggaaaaa gGCACCTTTATCTGTAAACCTAAAAGCCAGAAATCTTGCTAAGGAACTACAAAAACACATCCAGGGGACGACACTCCCAGTTACCAACAAAGGGTGCTGTTA TACAGCACGTATAGGTCACACTGGAATGAAAGCTGATGAGATAGTAGATAATATCATTGCAGCAGCTGAGGTGATTGCTAAGAAGTTACCAAAG AattggaaaaatgtaaaaattcttCACCTCAAAACACTTAAATCCGTTGCACTTCCAATTTTTACTGCAAATATCTCCAACTTGGATGAGCTTGACAGCCAGCCATCTctcaaaaaaaaggaagtaaag gaaaagaaaaagaaaccgaAGAAGTCAGCTAAAAAACTGAATTCAAGTCAAGACACTTCGACACCTGAAGctagtgctgctgctgctaccaaGGAgtttgcaataaaagaaaaagaagtagtcCAAGAACCAGGTGATCATGATGACGATGAAGAAATTCCACAACTGGTGCCTATGCAAACAACCATCTTAGCTGAGCTGGAG aaaatggaaCCACGTCCAGAAAAAGATGACAACCTGGGCAAGAAAACTAAAACACCCCTTGGTAAGAGAAAGAAACAACCTCTAGCTCTGGAGACTCCGAAACCAACACCTAAAGTTACAGACAAGCATGCAGACTTGCAGACatcaccaaaacagaaaaaaaccaagcagttcAGCATGCCAAAggaagcaataaaagaaaaagagatgaaaaagactCCCAAAAAGCCTGAAGCAAAGTCTTTTGCAACACCTAAAGCTGGCAAATCAATACAGTCAGCCAAGAAGTCTTCAAAAACACCAAAGCAAGCACCCAAAGAAGTGCGTAGGCCACAGTCAGCATGA
- the RSL1D1 gene encoding ribosomal L1 domain-containing protein 1 isoform X1, giving the protein MAGGPEQLERAQVKKAAEALLAFARSKTKRGALLLNDSENVQLLVTVWKVPRVAQVIKIPLPHGIRPETAEVCLFTRDEPNLSAEQTENLYKKLLIQKGIKSVSQIISYKTLKKEYKLFEAKRRLLNRFDLFLSDDRIRRLLPSHLGKHFYERKKAPLSVNLKARNLAKELQKHIQGTTLPVTNKGCCYTARIGHTGMKADEIVDNIIAAAEVIAKKLPKNWKNVKILHLKTLKSVALPIFTANISNLDELDSQPSLKKKEVKKEKKKKPKKSAKKLNSSQDTSTPEASAAAATKEFAIKEKEVVQEPGDHDDDEEIPQLVPMQTTILAELEKMEPRPEKDDNLGKKTKTPLGKRKKQPLALETPKPTPKVTDKHADLQTSPKQKKTKQFSMPKEAIKEKEMKKTPKKPEAKSFATPKAGKSIQSAKKSSKTPKQAPKEVRRPQSA; this is encoded by the exons ATGGCGGGGGGCCCGGAGCAGCTGGAGCGCGCCCAG GTGAAGAAGGCGGCGGAGGCCCTGCTGGCTTTTGCCAGAAGCAAGACCAAGCGAGGCGCGCTGCTCCTCAACGACAGCGAGAACGTCCAGCTGCTGGTGACGGTCTGGAAGGTCCCGCGGGTGGCGCAGGTCATCAAAAT ACCACTGCCCCATGGCATTCGACCAGAAACAGCTGAGGTTTGCCTCTTCACAAGGGATGAACCGAATTTATCAGCAGAACAGACTGAAAATCTGTACAAGAAACTTTTAATCCAGAAGGGGATCAAAAGTGTTAGTCAG ATCATCTCATACAAAACTCTCAAAAAAGAGTATAAACTATTTGAAGCAAAGCGTCGCCTCCTGAACAGATTTGATCTCTTTCTGTCTGATGACCGAATTAGAAGGCTCTTGCCCTCACACCTAGGAAAACacttttatgaaaggaaaaa gGCACCTTTATCTGTAAACCTAAAAGCCAGAAATCTTGCTAAGGAACTACAAAAACACATCCAGGGGACGACACTCCCAGTTACCAACAAAGGGTGCTGTTA TACAGCACGTATAGGTCACACTGGAATGAAAGCTGATGAGATAGTAGATAATATCATTGCAGCAGCTGAGGTGATTGCTAAGAAGTTACCAAAG AattggaaaaatgtaaaaattcttCACCTCAAAACACTTAAATCCGTTGCACTTCCAATTTTTACTGCAAATATCTCCAACTTGGATGAGCTTGACAGCCAGCCATCTctcaaaaaaaaggaagtaaag aaggaaaagaaaaagaaaccgaAGAAGTCAGCTAAAAAACTGAATTCAAGTCAAGACACTTCGACACCTGAAGctagtgctgctgctgctaccaaGGAgtttgcaataaaagaaaaagaagtagtcCAAGAACCAGGTGATCATGATGACGATGAAGAAATTCCACAACTGGTGCCTATGCAAACAACCATCTTAGCTGAGCTGGAG aaaatggaaCCACGTCCAGAAAAAGATGACAACCTGGGCAAGAAAACTAAAACACCCCTTGGTAAGAGAAAGAAACAACCTCTAGCTCTGGAGACTCCGAAACCAACACCTAAAGTTACAGACAAGCATGCAGACTTGCAGACatcaccaaaacagaaaaaaaccaagcagttcAGCATGCCAAAggaagcaataaaagaaaaagagatgaaaaagactCCCAAAAAGCCTGAAGCAAAGTCTTTTGCAACACCTAAAGCTGGCAAATCAATACAGTCAGCCAAGAAGTCTTCAAAAACACCAAAGCAAGCACCCAAAGAAGTGCGTAGGCCACAGTCAGCATGA
- the LOC128914062 gene encoding transmembrane protein 238-like, with the protein MAAPGGLGRCVAAFWLALAFDALGLAVLLAGVFADVFFSDLLIYAGGIGIFLSLIWWVFWYAGNLEVPPEELRDDVGLALPKGGGDSLLRGLVHGLSLRLSSAFAPASRSRAAAAELELQRARSPRGRPADSGRIC; encoded by the exons ATGGCGGCCCCCGGCGGGCTGGGCCGCTGCGTGGCCGCCTTCTGGCTGGCGCTGGCCTTCGACGCGCTGGGCTTGGCGGTGCTGCTGGCCGGCGTGTTCGCCGACGTCTTCTTCTCCGACCTGCTCATCTACGCGGGCGGCATCGGCATCTTCCTCAGCCTCATCTGGTGGGTGTTCTGGTACGCCGGCAACCTGGAGGTGCCGCCGGAGGAGCTGCGCGACGACGTGGGGCTGGCGCTGCCCAAGGGTGGCGGGGACAGCCTGCTGCGGGGGCTGGTGCACGGCCTCAGCCTccgcctctcctctgccttcgcTCCCGCATCGCGATcccgcgccgctgccgccgagCTGGAGCTGCAGCGCGCCCGGagcccgcggggccgccccgccgacTCCGGCAG GATCTGTTGA